The following are encoded together in the Portunus trituberculatus isolate SZX2019 chromosome 25, ASM1759143v1, whole genome shotgun sequence genome:
- the LOC123508684 gene encoding uncharacterized transporter slc-17.2-like, with translation MPEEIVGEVWECRGENKVEECHSPLFKSWRFWTTILAMLATVQLMMARMSLSMTLVCMVELPPPSSLAYGTNITDKLTHHTCRPPHSQGTGEETLVLTQRRSRDFTWSKTLQGHLLSSYFYGYIFGILPGGLAVDRWGGRLFMLLSVATIAASNFLLPSAAYTHHAVLYAVRVLQGFAEAMGLNAHQFLLARWGSRRDLSMLTSISYIGFPLGVMVAHPLVSSLCLHGPWGGWPSVFYLMGAAGGLWTIVSAFLLHNSPAAHPLISKEEIKYFQHHGTKINISGTSFKKSAWLKLARSGPVWALMGTSALGTFGYFAFTLHQPLFLRDVFGFSIKENGIMSSLPWSLEVPVSVATGVVVDMLRRRAMPLTTIKRVFNTAGFLLAGLTPLVVVEIGCEWRWAAAAFLLVVVVGNCTAFVGGYYYTPVDLAPPWAATLAGLSSTFIGLNGLVAPIAVAYLTPTGSREEWRQVFWVSGVLYLAGAIVFVIWGSAEPLPWINKYAPNTEEAARPDVQEPAYQMQALAQRAVVDRRDIGTATEEVNV, from the exons ATGCCCGAAGAAATTGTGGGTGAAGTGTGGGAGTGCAGGGGAGAGAATAAAGTGGAAGAGTGTCATA GCCCGCTGTTCAAATCATGGCGCTTCTGGACCACAATACTCGCGATGCTGGCCACTGTGCAGCTCATGATGGCCCGTATGAGCCTGTCCATGACCCTAGTGTGCATGGTAGAGCTCCCACCGCCGTCATCTCTCGCCTACGGAACTAACATCACGGACAAGCTCACTCACCACACGTGCAGACCCCCGCATTCACAGGGGACAGGGGAGGAGACGCTGGTTCTGACACAG CGACGTTCGCGGGACTTCACCTGGAGCAAGACTCTTCAGGGCCACCTACTGTCCAGCTACTTCTACGGGTACATCTTTGGCATCCTCCCCGGGGGCCTGGCGGTGGACCGGTGGGGCGGGAGGCTGTTCATGCTGCTGAGCGTGGCCACCATCGCCGCCTCtaactttctcctcccctctgctGCCTATACGCACCACGCTGTCCTCTATGCCGTCAGGGTGTTGCAGGGGTTCGCTGAG GCGATGGGCCTCAACGCACACCAGTTTCTGCTGGCGCGGTGGGGGTCGCGGCGTGACCTGAGTATGCTCACCAGCATCAGTTACATCGGCTTTCCCCTAGGCGTCATGGTGGCTCACCCTCTCGTGTCCAGCCTCTGCCTGCACGGTCCCTGGGGCGGCTGGCCCTCCGTGTTTTACCTGATGGGGGCTGCAGGGGGGCTGTGGACCATTGTGTCAGCCTTTCTGCTCCATAACAGCCCTGCGGCACACCCACTCATATCTAAGGAGGAGATCAA GTATTTCCAGCACCACGGCACGAAGATCAACATAAGCGGGACATCCTTCAAAAAATCGGCGTGGCTGAAGCTGGCGAGGAGCGGGCCGGTGTGGGCACTCATGGGTACCAGCGCCTTAGGAACCTTCGGGTACTTCGCCTTCACGCTCCACCAGCCGCTGTTCCTACGTGATGTGTTTGGCTTCTCCATTAAGGAG AACGGCATCATGTCCTCTCTGCCCTGGAGTCTGGAGGTGCCCGTGTCAGTGGCGACTGGCGTGGTGGTGGACATGTTGCGGCGGCGAGCAAtgcctctcaccaccatcaagagGGTCTTCAACACGGCCG GTTTCCTGCTGGCCGGCCTGAcgcccctggtggtggtggagatcgGGTGTGAGTGGCGCTGGGCTGCCGCTGCAttcctcctggtggtggtggtgggcaacTGCACGGCCTTTGTGGGCGGCTACTACTACACACCCGTGGATTTAGCGCCGCCTTGGGCCGCCACTCTTGCCGGCCTGTCCAGCACCTTCATCGGCCTTAATGGACTCGTGGCGCCCATCGCTGTGGCTTACCTCACGCCCACG gggagTCGTGAGGAGTGGCGGCAGGTGTTCTGGGTGAGTGGGGTGCTGTACCTGGCAGGGGCTATTGTCTTCGTCATCTGGGGAAGTGCCGAGCCCCTTCCATGGATCAACAAATATGCACCCAACACTGAGGAGGCAGCCAGGCCGGATGTACA ggagCCTGCATATCAGATGCAAGCCTTGGCACAACGTGCAGTGGTGGACAGGAGAGACATTGGCACAGCCACAGAGGAAGTCAATGTGTGA
- the LOC123508685 gene encoding androgen-induced gene 1 protein-like isoform X1, translating into MGALPKGYHALTFFVYAFGLYFDHYKLIIPASSNSYRLTHQIIGGRWKYLTYIDLVLQCSFFGLCVLNDLLGSETVVANKRSFLQKLRDFVLTTLVVPLGVFIPLIFWGLYAVDRDLIFPVSMDAWFPSWLNHLMHTLPLIASLLEVVFVNHVYPRGRILYIPIIVASALYVSWLCFIAYYGGFWVYPVFEVLDFKSRAVFMACLVPPNLFFVFLGQKLHTAIWGSGKSSSRRRGKKDKSQ; encoded by the exons ATGGGGGCTCTTCCAAAAGGCTACCATGCCCttactttctttgtttatgCCTTTGGTCTTTATTTTGACCACTACAAACTCATCATCCCGGCCAGCTCCAATAGTTACCGCTTGACACATCAAATCATTGGCGGCCGCTGGAAGTACTTGACTTACATCGACTTG GTCCTGCAGTGTAGCTTCTTTGGCCTGTGTGTGCTGAATGACCTGCTCGGCTCAGAAACTGTGGTGGCGAACAAGAGAAGTTTCCTGCAGAAGCTTCGGGACTTTGTGCTCACAACGCTGGTGGTTCCTCTGGGAGTG TTCATCCCACTCATCTTCTGGGGACTGTATGCTGTGGACCgagacctcatcttccctgTGTCTATGGATGCCTGGTTCCCGAGCTGGCTGAACCATCTCATGCACACGCTTCCCCTCATTGCCTCTCTGCTGGAGGTGGTGTTTGTCAATCATGTGTACCCCCGTGGCCGCATCTTGTATATCCCAATCATTGTGGCCTCAGCCCTCTATGTGTCTTG GCTGTGTTTCATTGCATACTATGGAGGCTTCTGGGTCTACCCAGTGTTTGAGGTGCTGGACTTCAAGAGCCGGGCTGTGTTCATGGCCTGCCTGGTCCCGCCTAAcctcttctttgtgttcctcgGCCAGAAGCTCCACACGGCCATCTGGG GTTCAGGTAAGAGTTCTTCCAGACGCAGAGGCAAGAAGGACAAGTCACAGTAG
- the LOC123508685 gene encoding androgen-induced gene 1 protein-like isoform X2, which yields MEGQLVLHVVLFVVWSVGVYTNAYLDPPERSPRYDLWYKHYGGRLKFLTFLDGVLQCSFFGLCVLNDLLGSETVVANKRSFLQKLRDFVLTTLVVPLGVFIPLIFWGLYAVDRDLIFPVSMDAWFPSWLNHLMHTLPLIASLLEVVFVNHVYPRGRILYIPIIVASALYVSWLCFIAYYGGFWVYPVFEVLDFKSRAVFMACLVPPNLFFVFLGQKLHTAIWGSGKSSSRRRGKKDKSQ from the exons ATGGAAGGTCAGTTAGTTCTTCACGTGGTACTATTTGTCGTGTGGTCGGTGGGCGTGTACACAAATGCCTACCTTGACCCGCCGGAAAGATCGCCTCGCTATGACCTCTGGTACAAGCATTATGGGGGTCGCCTCAAATTCCTCACTTTTCTAGATGGA GTCCTGCAGTGTAGCTTCTTTGGCCTGTGTGTGCTGAATGACCTGCTCGGCTCAGAAACTGTGGTGGCGAACAAGAGAAGTTTCCTGCAGAAGCTTCGGGACTTTGTGCTCACAACGCTGGTGGTTCCTCTGGGAGTG TTCATCCCACTCATCTTCTGGGGACTGTATGCTGTGGACCgagacctcatcttccctgTGTCTATGGATGCCTGGTTCCCGAGCTGGCTGAACCATCTCATGCACACGCTTCCCCTCATTGCCTCTCTGCTGGAGGTGGTGTTTGTCAATCATGTGTACCCCCGTGGCCGCATCTTGTATATCCCAATCATTGTGGCCTCAGCCCTCTATGTGTCTTG GCTGTGTTTCATTGCATACTATGGAGGCTTCTGGGTCTACCCAGTGTTTGAGGTGCTGGACTTCAAGAGCCGGGCTGTGTTCATGGCCTGCCTGGTCCCGCCTAAcctcttctttgtgttcctcgGCCAGAAGCTCCACACGGCCATCTGGG GTTCAGGTAAGAGTTCTTCCAGACGCAGAGGCAAGAAGGACAAGTCACAGTAG